The DNA sequence TGATCACTGATCCGGCACAGCAGCAAGCCACGATCACAGTGGCTGCAACGCTGGCCGGGGGATCGCTGGCGACTGTCGTTTTTGATGCCAGTGCTGGACTAATCAACCCCGCCAATGCTGGCCAGTACACGTTGACGGTACACACCAGCGCACAGGTTGTGGATGGGGTCTCGCCGGCTTATGAAATCAAGTCCTCGACAGGGGTGGCACGACCAGTGGTCGGCAGTGGCGACGGTCTGGCGCGGCCCAATCAAAACCGCGTGTTTCATCATGCCGGCTCCTGGTGGCTGATCGCGCTCAACAAGTCCGATCAGCGCTGGAAGCTGTGGCAGTTGGTGGACACGACCTGGACGGTTCGACTCGAATTGTCCAACTCCAATATTGATCGACCGGATTGTTTTCTGGACGGTGCCAACAATCGTCTTTACGTGCTGCTGTCGCACACCACCCAATCACGGTTTCTCCGGCTCACTTATGGCGGTGGTGGCTGGGCCATCGATGCCGGTTATCCGGCCAATGTTCCCGGTGCCCGCCACAGCGGTGGCAATCCGCTGTGTTTCACACGTGCGCGCAACGGCGAGCTTTGGGTGTTTGGCATCGGCGAGAGTGCGCTGCGTGCGACCTATTCGACCAATGAAGGTTTGAACTGGTCGGCTATTTTCGTGGTGAAGGCCGGTTTGCATGCCAGCACCGGCATGGTCGACTGTCTGCCGTTTACCACCGGGGGCGTGAATTACATCGGGGTTGCTTATGGTGAAGATGCGGTGCCCGGTGCGGTTTACGGTTTCCTGCGGCATCAGGATGGTCACGCCAGCACGACCTGGAGCGACGAAAGCGCGCAACTGACCTCCTTCGCCGGCACCAACGCAGATGATCAGGTTGCCATGGCCGTTTCCGACGATGGCACCGTTTATTTGGTGACCAAGACCGACGGCAGCGGCAGCACCGGGGTTTACAACGGCCTTTACAAGCGCACGCCCAGTGGCAGTTGGCAGAGTTTTGTCGTCAATCGGGGCAGCGGATGGTCGTCGCCGGCGATCGCCCTGGACGAGAGCAATCACTATGTGTATCTCATCGGTCATGATGGCACGCATGAGCGCGGTGTGTTTAAGAAAGCGGCCTATGGCAGCGAGAGTGATTTTGAGAATGCGACGACGGTGGATTTGTTTGTCAAGGCCGGGGTCGATTTTGATCATCCCTCGCTGGCACCGCATAATCACACCAGCGCCACCGGTCTGCTGGCGGTGATGGAGAACGAAAGCGCGCTCGAGAACTGGTACAATTTGCTCGCGCTCGGCACGCCGCCGGCAGGGCCGCTCACCATCAACAGTGTAACTGTTTCTCCCGCAACGGCCGGCCTGACGGCTGCCTACAGCATCAATCTCACGCTGGGCAGCACGGGTGCGCTCGCGGGCGGCCTCGGCACGCTGACCATCACGTGGCCGGCAGGGACGACGGTGCCGTCCAGCATGTCGACCGCGCAAGTGACCGTCAACGGCGTGGCCGCAGCAGGGGTGACTTCCGAAGCGAGCCAGCGCCGCGTCACTGTTACCGTGCCCACGACATTGAATGGTGGCAGCAGCGTCAGCCTGGTTTTTGCATTGGGTGCGGGGCTGGTGAACCCGGCGGCTGGCAGCTACACGCTGCAAGCGTTCAGCAGCGCGCAACCCTCGCCGGCAACTTCTCCGAGTTACAACATCAATGAACCGCAGCCGGTGACCGTCAATGCGATAACGGTTGCGCCCACCCAGGTTGCTGCGGTGGCGGCATATACCATTCCCGTCATCCTTGGCAGTGAAGGGGCGTTGAGCGGTGGCGCGGGCACGATCACCGTCACCTGGCCGGAAGGCACGATCGTGCCGGCAGCAATGGCCGCCAGCAGTGTGACGGTCAATGGTGTGGCTGCCCAGGCGGTGGCGGCTGATTCGCTGCAGCGTCGAGCAGTGGTGACCGTGCCGGCCAGCCTGGCGGGTAATGACACCGTTTCCCTGGTCTTCACCGCTGCCGCCCACCTCATCAATCCCGCGCTGAGCGGCAACTATACGCTGCAAGTTTTCACCAGCCAGCAGACGCCGCCGGCCACCTCACCGGCTTATACCTTGACGGACAGCACGCCGGTGGCGATTGGCAATGTCACAGTCAATCCCAACCGGGCCTTTGCGGCGGCGGCATACGCGATTCCTTTGACCCTGGGTGTGAATGGCGGGCTGGCCGGTGGCAGCGGTACGATCACTGTGACTTGGCCGGCCGGCACCACAGTGCCCGCGACAATCGCCGCGGCCAATGTGACGGTCAATGGCGTGGCTGCCCATGCGGTGGCCGCCGATTCGCTGCAGCGCCGTGTGGTGGTGACGGTGCCGGCGACTTTGGCCGGCAATGCCGGTGTCACCCTGGTCTTTGCCGCGGCCGCGGGCGTGACCAACCCGGCGGCGGGCAGCTATTCACTCGTGGTGTTCACCAGCGCGCAGACCAACAGCGCCAGCTCACCGCTTTATCAAATCATCGCGCAACCGCCGGTGGTGGTGAATGCCATCAGTGTGACGCCAAGCTACAAAGGCGAGGCGGCAGCTTACAGCATACCTCTCACACTCGGTCCGCATGGCGGCCTGACGGGTGGCAGTGGCACGATCACGGTAACCTGGCCCAATAATACCAGTGTGCCGGCGGGCATCAACGCGGCCAATGTCACGGTCAATGGCATTGCTGCTCAGGCGGTGACCTCAGAATCCTCGCAGCGCCGCGCCACCGTAACCGTTCCTGCGACACTGGCGGGCAGTGCCAGTGTGACACTGGCTTTCGCCACAGCCGCGAACATCGTGAATCCCACGACCACGGGCAATTACACGCTGCAGGTCACGACCAGCAAGCAGGATTCGATTGCAACTTCTCCTGTGTATCTCATCGAAGCGCAACCGCCCGTCGCGGTGAGCGCGGTCACGGTCAATCCCAACTATGCCGGCGAAGCCGCGGAGTACACCATCCCGCTCACGCTCGGTGCCTATGGCGGCTTGACCGGCGGCAGCGGTGTGATTACGGTGGAGTGGCCGGCCGGCACGACGGTGCCCGCCAGCATGGCGCCGGCTGAGGTCAAGGTGAATGGCACTTCCGCCAGCGCAGTGAGCACCAACCCCGCGCAGCGCCGCGCCATGGTCACAGTTCCGGCCACGCTTGCCAATGGCGCCAGTGTCACGCTGTTGTTCACCGCGGCCGCGGGCGTGATCAATCCTGCCGCTGGAAACCACACGCTGTCCGTTTTCACCAGCCGGCAGGATTCGCCCGCCAACTCGCCGGCTTATGCAATCACCACGCAACCGCCGGTGGTGGTCGGCAATGTCACGGTCAATCCCACGATTGCCGGCGAAGTGGCGGGTTACACCATTCCGATCACGCTGGGAGCCTATGGCGGGCTGACCGGCGGCAGTGGCACGATTACCGTCACCTGGCCGGAAGGCACGAGCGTGCCGGGCAGCATCTCCACCGGCAGTGTGACGGTGAACGGTGTGAATGCCGCGGCGGTGAGCAGCAACAGCACGACACGGCAGGCCACGGTCACCGTGCCCAATACCCTCGCCAATAATGCCAGCGTCAATCTTGTCTTCACCACGGCGGCGGCGATCTTGAATCCCGGCACCAGCGGAGATTATTCCCTGCTGGTGCACACCAGCAAGCAGACCGGCGACGCCGCTTCGCCCGGCTATACCATCGATCCCTCACCCAATCCGCCGCCCTCCGGGACCGGCACGGCCATCGCGGGCACTGGCGGCGATTTTGACAAACCGCATCAAAGCCGCGTTTTCTACCATGATGGCAAGTGGTGGCTGGCAGGCTTGAAAAAGAGTGAGAACAAATGGAAGTTGTGGAAATTCGATGGCAGCAACTGGGTTGATCAGGGGCTGGTGATTGCCGACACCAAAACCTACCGGCCGGATTGTTTCCTGAACAGTGCGGCCAACAAACTCTACATTTTCGTCTCCGGCGGCACGAAGTCGCAATTTTTGCGGCTGAGCTACAGCGGCGGCGCGTGGAGCAAGGATGCCGGCTATCCGGTGAACATCACGCATTTCACCCACAGCGGCGAATATTCCATCAGCTTCTCGCGCGCCGACAACGGCGAGCTGTGGGCCTTCCGCGTCAACAGCAATCAACTGGAGGGCATCGTTTCCACCAATGAGGGGACGAGCTGGTCGGGCGTAATCGTGCTCAAAAGCGGTCTGAACAACACCGCGCTCACCGACTGCCATGCCTTTGCCAGCGGCGGCAACCACTACATGGGCGTGTGCTATTCGGAAAATTCCACCACCAACTCGATTGTCGGTTTCCTGCGTCACAGCGATGGCAGCAGTTCGACGGCATGGACGGATGAGAGCGGCAGCTTGCCGCCCTACAGCGGCACGCGTTCCGATGATCACATCAATATGGCAGTGGCCGGCAACGGCACGGTCTATCTCATCACCAAAACCGACGGCGGTGGCGCTTCGATCGTCGACAACGGCCTGTACAAGCGCTCGCCCTCCGGCACGTGGCAGTTGTTCGCGGTCAATCGCGGCGGCGGCTGGACGCGGCCGGCGCTCGCCATCGACCAGAGCAACAATTTCCTCTATGCCATCGGCGCGCCGGAAGGCAGCGAGCGCCGCGGCTATTACAAGAAAGCCGCGCTTGGCAGTGAGGGCGACCTCGAAACCGCCAGCAGTGTGACGATCTTCGAAGGCAGCAACAACTACTTTGTCAATCCCTCGGTGGCGCAGCACAATCACACCAGCGGCAGCGGCGTGATGATTGCGATCGAGAATGATTCCGAGCAGCAGCTTTATTACAACCTGCTCAATCTCGGCCCGGCGCCGCCACCCAGTCCGGTGACCGTCAACAGTGTGACGGTCAATCCCGCCACCACCAGCGTGACGGCGGCCTACACGATTGGCATCACCTTGGGCAGCGCGGGCAGCTTGGGTGGCGGTGCCGGCACGATCACGGTGACCTGGCCCGCCAACACCACGGTGCCGGCCGCGATTGCCAGCAGTGCGATCACGGTGAATGGCATCGCGGCGGTCAATGTTGCCACCAACACCGCCGGCCGCTTTGCCGTGGTGACGGTGCCCGCGAATCTGGCGGCGAATGCCAGCGTCACGCTGGAGGTGACAGCCGCCGCCGGCATTGTCAATCCCGGCACGCCAGGCGCCTACACGCTGCAGGTCAAGACGAGTGCACAACCGGTTCAGGCCACCTCACCGAATTACAACCTGCAGGCGCCGGTGCCGGTGACTGTCAGTAACATCACGGTGCTGCCCGACACTGTCAGCCGTGTAGCGGGTTATACGATTCCCCTCACGCTGGGCAGTCAGGGTGCATTGACCGGCGGCAGCAGCACGATCACGATCACCTGGCCGGCGGGCACCACGGTTCCGGCGAGCATGGCCGTGAGCAGCGTTACCGTCAACGGGGTAAACGCCGCCAATGTCACCACCACGCCGGCAACACGGCGGGCAGTGGTGACTGTGCCGAATTCGCTGGCCGCTGGCGCA is a window from the candidate division KSB1 bacterium genome containing:
- a CDS encoding T9SS type A sorting domain-containing protein, whose translation is MTLASLLLLPFCGGRSLAQTGAPLATTTTAEYKKSNQSKVFYHDGFWWALAFHEVQAAWYLWKYNGTSWSRTNKLEKSTSYLPDVVLNAAQNRLYLFFSHHTQPKLRRYTYSAGTWAIDSGFPKKTFTDFVNADHSNPVSMVQSKNGDLWIFRIDSNRLQAKRSSDAGVSWSNVITIKASLNDPKGTTDAVAFTAAGENYVGVGYGESGSGTRRFGFFRHRDGDPDSVWTDESAQVMPLGSENAQNNVCLAVDGTNNVYMFVRTTGGASADPRNTLYKRNASGIWSAFVVNTVGSGVAWHSPAITIDGENGRLYLFGRNASSSIVEYKTALIGQEHTLTSATIQTALANGTQAFSDLSVPGGLLNSGTDLLITADNTTANDIWFNKLDISAGSAPVVVDEVNVNPPTTAVAGEYTIAFSTSPSGNLAAGSGTITVTWPAGTTVPAAISAAQVTVNGVAASAVTTNPAARQAVVTVAATVPGSSEVSLVFAAAAGIINPATPGSYTLTLATSAQPLSASSPAYNINSPLLVGDVTVTPNYTQAAAGYTIPLTLGSAGALTAGSGTITVRWPAGTAVPAAITASNVLINGVAAAAAGSDSSLRQATITVPQDLTGGGNVAVEFLAPAGLHNPAVTDSFTLEVWTSSEGSAQASPPYAIEAGPAVTVSAVTVSPDSVSEVAAYTIPITLSTGGGLLANHGRITVTWPAGTGLPATINSSAVTINGQPVAAVITDPAQQQATITVAATLAGGSLATVVFDASAGLINPANAGQYTLTVHTSAQVVDGVSPAYEIKSSTGVARPVVGSGDGLARPNQNRVFHHAGSWWLIALNKSDQRWKLWQLVDTTWTVRLELSNSNIDRPDCFLDGANNRLYVLLSHTTQSRFLRLTYGGGGWAIDAGYPANVPGARHSGGNPLCFTRARNGELWVFGIGESALRATYSTNEGLNWSAIFVVKAGLHASTGMVDCLPFTTGGVNYIGVAYGEDAVPGAVYGFLRHQDGHASTTWSDESAQLTSFAGTNADDQVAMAVSDDGTVYLVTKTDGSGSTGVYNGLYKRTPSGSWQSFVVNRGSGWSSPAIALDESNHYVYLIGHDGTHERGVFKKAAYGSESDFENATTVDLFVKAGVDFDHPSLAPHNHTSATGLLAVMENESALENWYNLLALGTPPAGPLTINSVTVSPATAGLTAAYSINLTLGSTGALAGGLGTLTITWPAGTTVPSSMSTAQVTVNGVAAAGVTSEASQRRVTVTVPTTLNGGSSVSLVFALGAGLVNPAAGSYTLQAFSSAQPSPATSPSYNINEPQPVTVNAITVAPTQVAAVAAYTIPVILGSEGALSGGAGTITVTWPEGTIVPAAMAASSVTVNGVAAQAVAADSLQRRAVVTVPASLAGNDTVSLVFTAAAHLINPALSGNYTLQVFTSQQTPPATSPAYTLTDSTPVAIGNVTVNPNRAFAAAAYAIPLTLGVNGGLAGGSGTITVTWPAGTTVPATIAAANVTVNGVAAHAVAADSLQRRVVVTVPATLAGNAGVTLVFAAAAGVTNPAAGSYSLVVFTSAQTNSASSPLYQIIAQPPVVVNAISVTPSYKGEAAAYSIPLTLGPHGGLTGGSGTITVTWPNNTSVPAGINAANVTVNGIAAQAVTSESSQRRATVTVPATLAGSASVTLAFATAANIVNPTTTGNYTLQVTTSKQDSIATSPVYLIEAQPPVAVSAVTVNPNYAGEAAEYTIPLTLGAYGGLTGGSGVITVEWPAGTTVPASMAPAEVKVNGTSASAVSTNPAQRRAMVTVPATLANGASVTLLFTAAAGVINPAAGNHTLSVFTSRQDSPANSPAYAITTQPPVVVGNVTVNPTIAGEVAGYTIPITLGAYGGLTGGSGTITVTWPEGTSVPGSISTGSVTVNGVNAAAVSSNSTTRQATVTVPNTLANNASVNLVFTTAAAILNPGTSGDYSLLVHTSKQTGDAASPGYTIDPSPNPPPSGTGTAIAGTGGDFDKPHQSRVFYHDGKWWLAGLKKSENKWKLWKFDGSNWVDQGLVIADTKTYRPDCFLNSAANKLYIFVSGGTKSQFLRLSYSGGAWSKDAGYPVNITHFTHSGEYSISFSRADNGELWAFRVNSNQLEGIVSTNEGTSWSGVIVLKSGLNNTALTDCHAFASGGNHYMGVCYSENSTTNSIVGFLRHSDGSSSTAWTDESGSLPPYSGTRSDDHINMAVAGNGTVYLITKTDGGGASIVDNGLYKRSPSGTWQLFAVNRGGGWTRPALAIDQSNNFLYAIGAPEGSERRGYYKKAALGSEGDLETASSVTIFEGSNNYFVNPSVAQHNHTSGSGVMIAIENDSEQQLYYNLLNLGPAPPPSPVTVNSVTVNPATTSVTAAYTIGITLGSAGSLGGGAGTITVTWPANTTVPAAIASSAITVNGIAAVNVATNTAGRFAVVTVPANLAANASVTLEVTAAAGIVNPGTPGAYTLQVKTSAQPVQATSPNYNLQAPVPVTVSNITVLPDTVSRVAGYTIPLTLGSQGALTGGSSTITITWPAGTTVPASMAVSSVTVNGVNAANVTTTPATRRAVVTVPNSLAAGASVTVQFAQGAGIVNPAVAGSYTLQVQTSSQPVDATSPSYTLVAPPGGNAGALVHANTMGLFEASNQSKLFHHDGMWWLAAYDRTVNDWYLWKYAGGNWTRNLLIEYNQNSRIDIVPDSPNNRFFGLASLDTGSLFGRVGYNSGTWAVQSSTTLSGFTHDDEPRPLCLVRASNGHLWVFRVNAGSLEARQSTDNGTTWSGTLTLKSGISGNRGMVDAVRFNAGGVNYVGVFYGMLTADGGTAYGFLKHDDNAAAGTWSDESSALTFFGNERAEAGLSAMAAPDGRVYVLTANSNASGADPANTLYVRATGGTWSKFKVNTANGSQQWRSPALAIDASNNRLYVMGIRTTAPARGEYKMCSLGSESTLETQPVSVLFANGSDDFDHLSAPAEPFTNTTGLMVAAANLSADAIWYNQLIGGTAKFGAPAAEVADAPLVEGVQCYPNPFNPETTIRFVLSQNRSVRLQIFNLRGELVRMLVNKDMPAGVHEVRWNGRDKTGRPAASGIYFYRLALDGKVFTGSMQMIK